Proteins from a single region of Apium graveolens cultivar Ventura chromosome 7, ASM990537v1, whole genome shotgun sequence:
- the LOC141674226 gene encoding histone H3.3-like, with translation MRAPTTGAYRKPHRYRPGTVALREIRKYQKTTELLILKLPFQRLVREIAQGIKSDLRFQSHAVLALQEASEAYLVGLFHDANLCSIHAKRVTIMPKDIELARRIGRECA, from the exons ATGCGTGCTCCAACAACCGGTGCGTATAGGAAGCCACATAGATACCGCCCTGGAACAGTTGCCCTTCG TGAGATCCGTAAGTATCAGAAGACTACTGAGCTTTTGATATTAAAACTTCCATTCCAGAGGCTTGTACGTGAAATTGCTCAAGGAATTAAG AGTGATTTGCGTTTCCAGAGCCATGCAGTCCTGGCTCTACAGGAGGCATCGGAGGCCTACCTGGTAGGCCTATTCCATGATGCCAACTTGTGTTCAATTCATGCTAAGCGGGTGACAATAATGCCAAAGGACATTGAGCTGGCAAGGAGGATCGGCCGAGAGTGTGCTTAA
- the LOC141675147 gene encoding histone H3.3-like has translation MAGTKQTARKSSEGKVPGKQLTHKVARMRAPTTGAYRKPHRYRPGTVALREIRKYQKTTELLILKLPFQMLVREITQGIKSDLRFQSHAVLALQEASEAYLVGLFHDANMCSIHAKRVIIMPKDIQLARRIRAECA, from the exons atGGCTGGTACCAAGCAAACTGCTCGTAAATCTAGTGAAGGAAAGGTTCCTGGAAAGCAACTCACACACAAG GTTGCTCGTATGCGTGCTCCTACAACTGGTGCCTATAGGAAGCCACATAGATACCGCCCTGGAACAGTTGCCCTTCG TGAGATCCGTAAGTATCAGAAGACTACTGAGCTTTTGATATTAAAACTTCCATTCCAGATGCTTGTACGTGAAATTACTCAAGGAATTAAG AGTGATTTGCGTTTCCAGAGCCATGCAGTCCTGGCTCTACAGGAGGCATCGGAGGCCTACCTGGTAGGCCTATTCCATGATGCCAACATGTGTTCAATTCATGCTAAGCGGGTGATAATAATGCCAAAGGATATTCAGCTGGCAAGGAGGATCCGCGCAGAGTGTGCTTAA
- the LOC141674225 gene encoding galactinol synthase 1-like, which yields MFFNHIYKPIPLAYNLVLAMLWRHPENVELDEVKVVHYCAAGSKPWRYTGKEANMDREDIKMLVSKWWDIYNDESLDFKAENSAQEGENCSRSSVMASIQEHAISYVPAQLAA from the exons ATGTTCTTCAACCACATATACAAGCCTATTCCTCTAGCATACAACCTGGTTCTAGCAATGTTATGGCGTCACCCGGAGAACgttgaactagatgaagtaaaaGTTGTGCACTACTGTGCTGCT GGATCAAAGCCATGGAGGTACACTGGCAAAGAAGCTAACATGGACAGAGAAGACATCAAAATGTTAGTTTCCAAATGGTGGGATATTTACAATGACGAGTCACTAGATTTTAAGGCTGAGAACTCTGCCCAAGAGGGAGAGAACTGCTCGAGATCATCTGTAATGGCTTCCATCCAAGAACATGCAATTTCTTATGTCCCTGCACAATTGGCTGCTTAA